In a genomic window of Halalkalicoccus sp. CG83:
- a CDS encoding DsrE family protein: MQTLVHLVSGDETEQETALKIARNLLDDESGDIDDVAIVAQAGGIGSVTTDGAYEDRVESLLADGVAFRACSNTLAAMDLEESDLIEGVETVPEGAVEATRLQTEGYAYLRP; encoded by the coding sequence ATGCAAACGCTAGTCCACCTCGTCTCGGGAGACGAGACCGAACAGGAGACCGCGCTGAAGATCGCCAGAAACCTGCTGGACGACGAGAGCGGCGACATCGACGACGTCGCGATCGTCGCCCAGGCGGGCGGCATCGGGTCGGTGACGACCGACGGGGCCTACGAGGATCGAGTGGAGTCACTGCTGGCCGACGGCGTCGCCTTCAGGGCCTGCAGCAACACGCTCGCGGCGATGGACCTCGAGGAGTCCGACCTCATCGAGGGGGTCGAGACCGTCCCCGAGGGCGCCGTCGAGGCCACGCGCCTCCAGACCGAGGGGTACGCGTACCTCCGACCGTAG
- a CDS encoding M55 family metallopeptidase, with amino-acid sequence MHLLVITDLEGVTGVDSFSQTRTVREERKGAAMDRLAREVNAFVTGVRSSEPGATIDVWDGHGTGGLRESDLDDARYLGEGRPYFEMEAYDAMAFVGQHAMAGSPNAPLCHTYSSLAIDYYKLNGTFVGEFACRALLAGLQGVPTVFLSGDDKATLEARQFVPEIETVATKRGSGRESAEHRDPEAVRAEIRRGGAAAVDRIGEIPPYTGLEPPYTLEARYYEPRNVSKIDRTAGWIRKYLPPLGGFVPVSKGVTRIDARTIRVTADDLLDPESWFHDRL; translated from the coding sequence GTGCATCTGCTGGTGATCACGGATCTCGAGGGCGTCACCGGGGTCGATTCGTTCTCACAGACCCGGACGGTTCGCGAGGAGCGCAAGGGAGCCGCGATGGACCGGCTCGCCCGGGAGGTCAACGCGTTCGTCACGGGCGTTCGATCCAGCGAGCCCGGAGCCACGATCGACGTCTGGGACGGCCACGGCACCGGCGGGCTTCGCGAGTCCGACCTCGACGATGCACGGTATCTCGGGGAGGGGCGACCGTACTTCGAGATGGAGGCGTACGACGCGATGGCGTTCGTCGGCCAACACGCGATGGCCGGTTCGCCGAACGCACCGCTCTGTCACACCTACTCCTCGTTGGCGATCGACTACTACAAGCTCAACGGAACGTTCGTCGGCGAGTTCGCCTGCCGCGCCCTGCTCGCGGGACTACAGGGCGTCCCCACGGTCTTCCTCTCGGGCGACGACAAGGCGACGCTCGAGGCCCGCCAGTTCGTCCCCGAGATCGAGACCGTCGCGACCAAACGGGGCTCGGGCCGCGAGTCGGCCGAGCATCGCGACCCCGAGGCAGTCCGTGCCGAGATCCGTCGGGGTGGCGCCGCCGCGGTCGATCGGATCGGCGAGATTCCGCCGTACACCGGGCTGGAGCCGCCCTACACGCTCGAAGCTCGGTACTACGAGCCGCGGAACGTCTCGAAGATCGACCGGACGGCGGGGTGGATCCGGAAGTACCTCCCCCCGCTCGGCGGCTTCGTCCCGGTCTCAAAGGGCGTCACGCGGATCGACGCGCGGACGATCCGCGTCACCGCGGACGACCTCCTCGATCCGGAGTCGTGGTTTCACGACCGACTCTGA
- a CDS encoding glycerophosphodiester phosphodiesterase, whose product MVHDQRDEEATGTNRASTSRRTFLAGTTGVLSVGALGTRAAAEEGSEAGDAAEEKPQERDEPLLIAHRAFAGLYPENTVSAAEYASHSGEEGWLGQRRPEWIEIDIAPTADGDVAVLHDDPLCDLTDFDGGQVFQELSETVFGAEVLRSGETVARLEEVMAVIPPDIGVNLDVKAGSEDVAHGSVSDPADEREEWAWLEDAYAIATDHDNDLLVSTFWEGALAATREIVPDVPAAFLLWESLSEGLDVTERYDCEAVHPPLTMLLDTPFFASEEPEYEQWVPAEFEEIDLIAEAHEAGRDVNVWTTRTWYEAEVLIDAGVDGLIADHDGLMEWGARERR is encoded by the coding sequence ATGGTGCACGACCAGCGGGACGAGGAGGCCACCGGGACGAACCGCGCATCGACCAGCCGCCGGACGTTCCTGGCGGGCACGACCGGCGTGCTCTCCGTCGGTGCCCTCGGCACCCGGGCGGCCGCCGAAGAGGGGAGTGAGGCCGGAGACGCGGCTGAGGAGAAGCCCCAGGAACGCGACGAGCCGCTGCTCATCGCCCACCGTGCGTTCGCGGGTCTCTACCCCGAGAACACGGTCAGTGCGGCGGAGTACGCCTCTCACAGCGGCGAGGAGGGATGGCTCGGTCAGCGACGGCCGGAGTGGATCGAGATCGACATCGCCCCGACGGCCGACGGCGACGTGGCGGTCCTCCACGACGACCCCCTGTGTGATCTCACCGACTTCGACGGCGGCCAGGTCTTTCAGGAGCTGAGCGAGACCGTCTTCGGGGCCGAGGTGCTGAGAAGCGGCGAGACGGTGGCGAGACTGGAGGAAGTGATGGCCGTCATTCCCCCGGACATCGGCGTGAACCTCGACGTGAAGGCCGGCTCCGAGGACGTGGCCCACGGGTCGGTGTCCGATCCCGCGGACGAACGGGAGGAGTGGGCGTGGCTCGAGGACGCCTACGCGATCGCCACGGACCACGACAACGACCTGCTGGTGTCGACGTTCTGGGAGGGTGCGCTCGCCGCAACCCGGGAGATCGTCCCGGACGTTCCGGCCGCGTTCCTCCTCTGGGAGTCCCTGTCCGAGGGCCTGGACGTCACGGAGCGGTACGACTGCGAGGCGGTCCACCCGCCGCTGACGATGCTCCTCGATACGCCCTTTTTCGCCTCCGAGGAACCCGAATACGAACAGTGGGTACCCGCCGAGTTCGAGGAGATCGACCTGATCGCCGAGGCACACGAGGCCGGCCGCGACGTCAACGTCTGGACGACCAGGACCTGGTACGAGGCCGAGGTCCTCATCGACGCGGGCGTCGACGGGCTCATCGCGGACCACGACGGCCTCATGGAGTGGGGGGCGCGCGAACGCCGGTAG